A region of Nitrospirota bacterium DNA encodes the following proteins:
- a CDS encoding DUF11 domain-containing protein: protein MRYRANYSRTYSPHPGSLRKKSALTSLLILTAFITGLITMTVATVSPAHAVTGSEAIVTDQLEYMIGDTAAISGTNFDPGVPVTINVVRVDGIIDTAAVTTDGTGAFTYNYYLNPNAIPDPELAYFGTLTVNVRDELGAILASTTFLDNPNYLLQGCSRDKGDCTDSLSGTGWADGTSPMDGWTSGNVKGWYEQEYVPYRLRINLRKSSDGNKNYYIMNQHDNLRSGTYGVDGIGDFYVGSGPDSSVYPEGKLTKNCTVRAAGTGILVPTTGTPCYVSGPIYSGIDDDGDGYTDEEAVDGIDNDGDGRIDEDVQSGSNPARQIQFVTAIRFESSEAGSSSKRWALYWKAHLATGSHNFPGSSLHAQTTASGNQNVPVSDVHAALAADLSITKTDSPDPVSAGGTITYTITVTNNGPDSATNITVTDTLPAGAYPVTFVSATGTNWTCSYSSGVVTCNLDNDSCSGTIPPIYITVTAPSPASQTTITNSATVNGSPNDPNTGNNTASATTTVNAVPIPVSDLSITKTDAPDPVNAAGVLVYTLSVYNAGPSNATNLTVSDTLPSGVTYVSSGGTGWTCGHSSGVVTCTRSNLSNGATAPLITITVNAPVVGGVINNTASVTGYQNDPNSANNSTTIPTTVIAVADLSITKTDSPDPVNQGAQITYTLTVSNAGPSSASGIVVTDALPLGSTFVSATGSGWSCSYSSGVVTCTLASLNSGATASVITIKISPPNQAGDISNTAGVSSTVADPNSSNNAASANTTVNPAANLSLAMSDFPDPDTAGQDLTYTLVITNLGPNTAYNVVLSDYLPPGVTFVSANSTSGSCTPSGSTVTCNISSIPNGGTVTVTVVVIPSEGGSLGSSASVTSTTHDPVTSNNNKSVTTGVIAVSDLSITKTDAPDPVSISGTLAYTLSVNNNGPSTASNLIVQDTLPATVGYVSASGTGWTCNQSGGLVTCTRSSLAVGAAPDITITVTGPSAGGSISNTASVSSSVNDSNLSNNSSTASTNVTPAVNLSITQTDSSDPVTAGGTFSYLITVANSGPNSATGVTVTDTLPATASFVSASGTGWTCPAPVSGTLTCTRAGLGIATAPVITVTLTAPPESGAISNTAIVSANEGDPVPADNSSTEPTVVTGVSNLSITKTDSADPVTAGGALSYTITVTNSGPSTAHNVTVTDTLPSGVGYVNATGTGWTCTPGVGSVSCTRSSLAPGTAPVITISVTAPSEGGSINNSATVSANESDPVPGNNNASQGTTINASADLAITKGDSPDPVTAGGTLIYTLTVTNNGPSTATGVTVTDNLPSGVTYSGYSGAGWSCLHSSGVVTCTTASLGTGIAPVISITTTAPSTAGTKTNNASVTSAVSDPVSGNNSASQTTTINPPSGANADLAITKSDSPDPVYAGAALTYTLNVTNNGPDTATGVVVTDSLPSGAAFVSAGGTGWTCNNVSGVVNCNLSSISTGPAPAISIILTVPAVSSLTNTAIVSSNDGDPNMANNSSTATTTVTPSADVSVTKTDSPDPVVLPGDPLHYTITVTNNGPSTATGVTLTDVLYSTLTYQNASSTQGSCTYSSGTLTCNIGTMASGASVTVTVNTLTTLKGMIDNTATVSAAQFDPNMANNTGNETTNVGDISRLLNISTRAWVGTGEDREIGGFIVGGSIPKKLLIRGRGQSMSGAPFNITGTLNNPYLRLFSSSAGDYIAQNDNWGDQSDPLCSNKGFVCGTQTEIVATGISPCVPNPGQTSTPPGCSNESAIMITVPPGSYSAVLSGVSNGTGVGLIEVFDMDGSTMPKLVNISTRAQVLTGDNRMIGGFIIGAGNGNKKILLRARGASMAGAPFNISGTLSNPYIRLFSSPKGAYIAQNDNWGDQSDTLCSTSGFVCGNPAQITATGMDPCVPNPGQTSAPPGCSNESAILITVPPGSYSAVVSGVNNGTGVGLVEIFELAE, encoded by the coding sequence ATGAGATACCGTGCAAATTATAGTAGAACATATAGCCCTCATCCTGGCAGCCTGAGAAAAAAATCAGCCCTGACATCTCTTCTTATCCTTACAGCCTTCATAACCGGTCTGATAACTATGACTGTTGCAACCGTATCCCCTGCCCATGCTGTAACAGGGTCAGAGGCAATAGTCACCGACCAGCTGGAATACATGATTGGCGATACTGCGGCAATATCAGGCACCAATTTTGATCCTGGAGTTCCTGTGACAATTAACGTCGTCCGTGTTGATGGTATTATTGATACCGCTGCAGTTACAACTGACGGCACCGGGGCATTTACATACAACTACTACCTAAATCCCAATGCAATACCGGACCCGGAACTGGCCTATTTCGGAACACTCACTGTGAACGTCCGTGATGAGCTTGGAGCCATCCTCGCTTCTACAACATTTCTTGATAACCCTAATTATCTGCTCCAGGGCTGCTCCAGGGACAAGGGAGATTGTACTGACAGTTTGTCCGGCACCGGCTGGGCCGATGGAACGAGTCCTATGGACGGATGGACGAGCGGAAATGTCAAGGGATGGTACGAGCAGGAATATGTTCCCTATCGTTTGAGGATCAACCTTAGAAAAAGCTCAGATGGAAACAAGAATTATTACATCATGAATCAGCATGACAACCTAAGGAGCGGGACATACGGAGTAGATGGAATAGGAGACTTCTATGTAGGTTCAGGCCCTGATTCTTCTGTATATCCTGAAGGCAAGCTTACCAAGAACTGTACGGTACGGGCCGCAGGCACCGGTATTTTAGTTCCGACAACAGGCACGCCATGTTATGTTTCCGGTCCGATTTACTCAGGGATTGATGATGACGGTGATGGCTATACAGATGAAGAGGCAGTTGATGGGATTGACAATGACGGAGACGGCAGGATAGATGAAGATGTGCAGAGTGGTTCTAATCCGGCCAGGCAGATACAGTTTGTTACAGCAATAAGGTTTGAATCTTCAGAGGCAGGCAGTTCCAGTAAGAGATGGGCGTTGTACTGGAAGGCACACCTTGCAACGGGATCCCACAACTTCCCAGGCTCATCACTTCATGCACAGACTACCGCAAGCGGGAACCAGAATGTACCTGTTTCAGACGTTCATGCAGCCCTTGCAGCAGACCTTTCCATTACCAAGACAGACTCTCCTGATCCGGTCAGCGCCGGCGGGACAATTACATATACAATAACAGTGACCAATAACGGGCCGGATTCGGCGACGAATATAACGGTGACAGATACGTTACCTGCCGGAGCATACCCGGTAACCTTTGTAAGTGCAACCGGGACGAACTGGACATGCAGCTACAGTTCGGGTGTGGTGACCTGTAACCTTGATAACGACAGTTGCTCGGGGACAATACCGCCAATTTACATCACTGTAACTGCCCCGTCACCAGCATCTCAGACAACAATTACAAACAGTGCAACTGTGAATGGTTCTCCGAATGATCCAAATACAGGAAACAATACTGCTTCAGCGACAACAACTGTGAATGCCGTACCGATTCCTGTAAGTGATTTGTCCATAACAAAAACGGATGCCCCGGACCCTGTCAATGCAGCAGGTGTCCTGGTTTACACCCTGAGTGTATACAATGCAGGACCAAGCAATGCAACGAATCTGACTGTGTCGGATACCCTGCCATCCGGTGTGACCTATGTAAGCTCCGGCGGCACCGGATGGACCTGCGGACATAGCAGCGGGGTTGTTACCTGCACCAGGTCAAACTTATCAAATGGTGCAACAGCGCCTTTGATTACGATTACGGTTAATGCCCCTGTAGTCGGAGGAGTTATAAACAACACTGCCTCAGTTACCGGATATCAGAATGACCCCAATAGCGCCAACAACAGCACAACGATACCAACAACAGTCATTGCAGTTGCCGATCTGTCAATTACAAAGACAGATTCACCTGATCCTGTTAATCAGGGTGCGCAAATAACGTATACACTTACTGTCAGCAATGCCGGACCAAGCTCAGCAAGCGGTATAGTAGTAACAGACGCCCTGCCTCTTGGAAGTACATTTGTCAGCGCCACAGGAAGCGGTTGGAGCTGCAGCTATAGCAGCGGTGTCGTGACATGTACTTTGGCAAGCCTCAATTCCGGCGCAACGGCTTCTGTCATCACTATCAAGATTAGTCCACCGAATCAGGCGGGAGATATCAGCAATACAGCGGGTGTATCGTCTACTGTGGCTGATCCAAACTCCTCCAACAATGCCGCTTCTGCAAACACTACGGTAAATCCTGCGGCAAATCTTTCCCTTGCCATGTCAGATTTTCCTGATCCTGATACAGCAGGACAGGATCTCACATATACCCTCGTGATCACAAATTTAGGCCCTAATACGGCGTATAATGTAGTCTTGTCTGACTACCTGCCGCCGGGTGTAACATTTGTTTCAGCGAACTCCACTTCAGGCAGTTGTACTCCGTCAGGAAGCACCGTGACATGCAATATAAGCAGTATTCCCAATGGCGGGACTGTGACAGTCACAGTGGTTGTAATACCGAGTGAAGGGGGCTCACTTGGCAGTTCAGCCTCTGTTACAAGTACAACCCACGATCCCGTTACCAGTAACAATAATAAGTCCGTAACGACAGGAGTTATCGCCGTATCAGATTTGTCAATTACAAAGACAGATGCACCGGACCCTGTAAGTATAAGCGGCACACTGGCCTATACCCTTAGTGTGAACAACAACGGGCCGAGTACAGCTTCCAATCTGATTGTTCAGGATACTCTGCCTGCCACGGTTGGTTATGTCAGCGCCAGTGGAACAGGATGGACATGCAACCAGAGTGGAGGGCTTGTTACATGTACCAGATCAAGCCTTGCAGTCGGCGCTGCACCTGATATAACCATTACAGTAACAGGACCGTCAGCAGGCGGTTCCATAAGCAATACGGCGAGCGTCTCTTCAAGTGTGAATGATTCGAATTTGTCTAATAACAGTTCAACAGCGAGCACAAATGTAACGCCGGCGGTTAATCTCTCCATCACCCAGACAGATTCTTCTGATCCTGTAACAGCCGGAGGGACGTTCTCATATTTGATTACAGTGGCCAACAGTGGTCCAAATTCAGCAACTGGTGTGACAGTGACAGATACCCTGCCGGCAACTGCGTCATTTGTCAGCGCCAGCGGCACAGGATGGACATGTCCGGCCCCGGTTAGCGGCACACTTACATGTACCAGAGCCGGTCTCGGCATTGCGACAGCGCCGGTCATTACTGTTACACTGACAGCCCCCCCTGAAAGCGGCGCCATCAGCAATACGGCAATAGTATCCGCCAATGAAGGGGACCCTGTTCCTGCAGACAACAGCTCAACAGAGCCTACTGTCGTAACAGGTGTGTCGAATCTTTCCATTACCAAGACGGATTCTGCAGACCCTGTAACAGCAGGGGGGGCGTTATCATATACCATTACAGTGACCAACAGTGGTCCGAGCACAGCACACAACGTGACGGTAACGGATACACTGCCGTCTGGTGTTGGATATGTAAATGCAACCGGCACAGGGTGGACTTGCACGCCCGGGGTTGGAAGCGTATCATGCACCCGTTCGAGCCTTGCGCCAGGGACAGCGCCTGTTATTACCATTTCAGTAACAGCGCCGTCAGAAGGCGGTTCTATCAATAATTCAGCGACAGTATCTGCCAATGAAAGCGACCCTGTACCAGGCAACAACAACGCGTCACAGGGGACGACAATCAATGCCTCGGCAGACCTGGCTATCACAAAGGGTGATTCACCTGATCCTGTGACTGCAGGCGGTACTCTTATATACACGCTTACAGTGACCAACAATGGTCCAAGTACTGCTACTGGTGTTACAGTGACGGATAACCTCCCGTCAGGTGTAACATATTCGGGTTACAGCGGGGCCGGCTGGAGTTGCCTGCATAGCTCTGGTGTTGTGACCTGCACCACTGCCTCTCTTGGAACAGGGATAGCGCCTGTTATTTCCATTACAACAACAGCTCCGTCAACAGCAGGAACCAAGACCAATAACGCGTCAGTAACCTCAGCAGTCAGCGATCCGGTAAGCGGCAATAACTCCGCAAGCCAGACCACAACAATTAATCCGCCGTCAGGGGCAAATGCAGACCTCGCGATAACAAAGTCAGATTCGCCAGATCCTGTTTACGCAGGGGCTGCATTAACATATACACTTAATGTGACCAATAATGGTCCTGATACTGCGACAGGTGTCGTTGTAACGGACAGCCTGCCATCAGGCGCTGCATTTGTAAGCGCAGGCGGGACAGGATGGACATGTAATAATGTCAGCGGGGTTGTGAACTGTAACCTGTCAAGCATCTCCACAGGGCCGGCGCCTGCAATATCTATTATACTGACTGTGCCGGCTGTATCGTCCCTGACCAACACGGCGATTGTATCGTCGAATGACGGAGATCCGAATATGGCGAATAACAGCAGCACAGCGACAACAACAGTGACGCCGTCTGCAGATGTCTCTGTGACCAAGACAGATTCGCCGGACCCGGTGGTATTACCGGGTGATCCCCTTCACTATACCATTACTGTGACTAACAACGGTCCGAGTACGGCAACAGGCGTAACACTCACGGATGTGCTGTATTCGACCCTGACCTATCAAAATGCATCATCTACCCAGGGCTCATGTACATACTCAAGCGGCACTTTAACATGTAATATTGGCACCATGGCAAGCGGGGCTTCAGTAACTGTGACAGTAAATACGCTGACCACCCTGAAGGGCATGATTGACAACACGGCCACAGTATCTGCCGCTCAGTTTGATCCGAACATGGCAAACAATACAGGCAATGAGACCACAAATGTTGGTGATATCTCAAGGCTTCTGAACATCTCTACAAGGGCCTGGGTCGGGACAGGAGAAGACAGGGAAATAGGAGGTTTTATAGTAGGCGGCAGCATACCCAAGAAGCTCCTTATAAGGGGACGCGGTCAGTCAATGAGCGGAGCCCCGTTTAATATAACAGGCACCCTTAACAATCCGTATCTGCGACTGTTCTCGTCTTCTGCAGGTGATTACATTGCGCAGAATGACAACTGGGGTGATCAGAGCGACCCTCTGTGTTCAAACAAGGGTTTTGTCTGTGGTACACAGACAGAAATTGTGGCTACGGGCATTTCCCCCTGCGTACCTAATCCGGGTCAGACATCTACACCTCCCGGGTGCTCGAATGAGTCTGCTATCATGATCACAGTACCCCCTGGTTCCTATTCTGCGGTGTTGAGCGGGGTAAGTAACGGCACAGGTGTAGGCCTGATCGAGGTGTTTGATATGGACGGGAGCACCATGCCCAAATTGGTCAATATATCCACCCGTGCGCAGGTGCTGACAGGAGACAACAGGATGATAGGCGGCTTCATTATTGGCGCTGGAAATGGAAACAAGAAGATACTCCTCCGTGCACGCGGAGCCTCGATGGCCGGGGCCCCGTTTAATATAAGCGGTACGCTGTCTAATCCATACATAAGGCTGTTCTCATCCCCAAAAGGCGCATACATAGCCCAAAACGACAACTGGGGTGATCAGAGCGATACCCTTTGTTCGACAAGTGGTTTCGTCTGTGGTAATCCGGCACAGATTACAGCTACAGGTATGGACCCATGTGTGCCGAATCCCGGCCAGACATCTGCACCTCCAGGGTGTTCGAATGAGTCTGCGATCCTGATTACAGTGCCGCCTGGGAGTTATTCAGCGGTAGTAAGCGGGGTCAATAATGGTACGGGAGTGGGACTGGTAGAGATATTTGAACTGGCGGAATAA
- a CDS encoding DUF11 domain-containing protein yields MDISRIKWVLAGVVSFLLAAPGISSAFITTHYSADVAMTSVSFEAEGRIGDLSGTQTYELDLGPSTISPVQTAQYNWPNGTPVPFTLSYDNVSNLITFTVGSNTLTYPPVKMLIDLFIRTRAVNSDTGILVDNLVLNGIPVGDLSNAYVPGTSGIDILQISGASLSNGFTLTGQATMTWVGSPPYWSKLGFLVKVSQGKADLSLIKTDSPDPVNVGQSLTYILNITNNGPTQANNVIVTDTLPAGVTFVSAVPTQGSCSGTGTVTCNLGSIANGANATVTIVVNPTITGTIYNSASVSSAEYDYDKSNNTASKVPTTVNLPPVVPVADLSISKIDSPDPVMVGDSLLYTITVTNNGPDGATGVKVTDTLPVGVSMSSAIPSQGTCSGTDTVTCDLGSLGSGASATVLITVTPSSTGTIYNSATVTGSENDPDISNNTTQPVSTTINSLPSVDADLSITKTDSPDPVPLVGDNLTYTVTVINNGPASATGVLVTDYLPTSIGSLQVVPIELISVTPSQGTCSGTFVLSCDIGTLAGGASATITIVTKTLFTGIISNTATVSGNQNDPDNVNNSAVQNTNIGDVSRLINISTRAFVGTVDDRAIGGFIVGGELPKTIVVRGRGPSMSGPPFNITGTLSNPYLRLYSSSDGAYIAQNDNCGDQSDPLCGDSGYVCGTIAEIKLSNLDPCMPNPGQTSPPPRCTYESCIMITVPPGSYSTVLSGVSNGTGVGLAEVFDIDGGTMPKLVNISTRAQVLTGFNRMIGGFIVGAGSGDKKILIRARGPSMSGAPFNISSTLSNPNIRLYSSGAEAYIAQNDNWGDQSDTLCSGSGFVCGTAADITATGMDPCVPNPGETSAPPGCTDESAILITVPPGAYSAVVSGVNDGTGVGLVEIFDITE; encoded by the coding sequence ATGGACATCTCTCGAATTAAATGGGTATTAGCAGGCGTAGTCTCGTTTCTGCTTGCTGCGCCAGGGATTTCTTCGGCCTTTATAACTACCCACTATTCTGCAGATGTTGCTATGACAAGCGTCTCTTTTGAGGCAGAAGGGCGGATTGGGGATCTAAGTGGCACTCAGACTTATGAGCTTGACTTGGGTCCTTCAACTATCTCTCCGGTACAGACCGCCCAGTATAACTGGCCGAACGGGACACCGGTACCATTTACATTATCATACGATAACGTCAGCAACCTTATCACTTTTACCGTAGGGTCCAATACCCTGACTTACCCCCCTGTTAAGATGCTAATTGATCTGTTTATTCGCACCCGTGCTGTAAACAGTGATACAGGCATCCTGGTTGATAATCTCGTATTAAACGGTATTCCTGTAGGTGATTTATCCAATGCCTATGTCCCGGGAACCAGCGGCATTGATATCCTGCAGATCAGCGGTGCGTCGCTATCTAATGGTTTTACCCTTACAGGTCAGGCAACGATGACATGGGTTGGATCGCCGCCCTACTGGAGTAAACTTGGTTTCCTCGTTAAGGTTTCACAGGGCAAGGCTGATCTGTCCCTTATCAAGACCGATTCGCCTGATCCTGTCAATGTCGGCCAGAGCCTTACATATATACTCAATATCACCAACAATGGCCCTACACAGGCCAATAACGTCATTGTTACGGATACCCTGCCTGCAGGTGTGACCTTTGTCTCTGCTGTGCCGACACAGGGCAGTTGCAGCGGCACAGGCACAGTGACCTGCAACCTTGGGAGTATTGCAAACGGCGCAAATGCAACAGTAACCATAGTGGTAAACCCTACAATTACAGGTACCATCTATAATAGTGCAAGTGTGTCTTCTGCAGAATATGATTATGACAAATCCAACAATACAGCGTCGAAAGTTCCTACAACGGTTAATCTACCCCCTGTAGTTCCGGTGGCAGATCTCTCTATTTCAAAAATAGATTCTCCTGACCCTGTGATGGTTGGAGACAGTCTTCTCTATACAATCACAGTGACAAACAACGGCCCTGACGGCGCTACAGGAGTCAAAGTTACAGATACCCTGCCGGTTGGAGTAAGCATGTCATCAGCTATTCCGAGTCAGGGAACTTGCAGCGGCACTGACACAGTAACATGCGACCTTGGAAGTCTTGGAAGTGGTGCGAGCGCAACTGTCCTGATAACAGTAACACCGTCATCAACAGGAACCATTTATAACAGCGCAACTGTCACCGGAAGTGAAAATGACCCGGATATTTCCAATAATACGACGCAGCCGGTATCCACGACAATTAACAGCCTGCCTTCAGTTGATGCTGATCTCTCAATTACTAAGACAGATTCACCGGACCCTGTGCCGCTGGTTGGAGATAACCTGACTTACACGGTTACAGTAATCAATAATGGACCGGCATCAGCTACAGGAGTATTGGTAACGGATTATCTGCCAACTTCGATTGGCTCCCTTCAGGTTGTGCCAATTGAATTGATCTCAGTTACCCCGAGTCAGGGGACCTGCAGCGGAACGTTTGTCTTAAGCTGTGATATCGGCACGCTGGCAGGCGGGGCTTCTGCAACTATTACTATAGTTACAAAGACCCTTTTTACCGGCATAATAAGCAACACTGCCACAGTGTCCGGCAATCAGAATGATCCTGATAATGTCAACAACAGCGCTGTCCAGAATACCAACATTGGGGATGTTTCGAGATTGATCAATATATCCACAAGGGCCTTCGTAGGTACAGTGGACGATAGGGCTATCGGGGGATTTATTGTCGGAGGGGAGCTTCCCAAGACCATTGTGGTCCGCGGACGTGGTCCCTCGATGAGTGGACCGCCTTTTAATATAACCGGCACGTTGTCTAATCCATATTTAAGGCTATACTCATCTTCAGATGGTGCCTACATAGCGCAGAATGATAACTGCGGAGACCAGAGTGATCCCCTGTGTGGGGACAGTGGATACGTTTGTGGGACGATTGCAGAGATCAAATTGTCAAATTTAGACCCGTGTATGCCAAATCCGGGACAGACCTCTCCACCGCCCCGGTGTACCTATGAGTCCTGTATAATGATTACCGTTCCTCCAGGCAGTTATTCCACTGTACTCAGCGGGGTAAGTAACGGCACAGGAGTAGGGCTTGCAGAGGTTTTTGATATTGACGGCGGCACAATGCCAAAGCTAGTCAATATATCCACACGTGCCCAGGTGTTGACAGGATTCAACAGGATGATAGGCGGTTTCATCGTCGGTGCAGGGTCCGGGGACAAAAAGATCCTTATCCGTGCGCGGGGTCCCTCTATGAGCGGAGCGCCGTTTAACATAAGCAGCACTTTATCAAATCCAAATATAAGGCTCTATTCTTCGGGGGCTGAGGCCTATATAGCCCAGAATGACAACTGGGGAGATCAGAGCGATACGCTCTGTTCAGGCAGCGGATTTGTCTGCGGCACAGCGGCAGATATCACGGCAACGGGAATGGACCCATGTGTCCCGAATCCTGGTGAGACATCCGCACCACCAGGCTGTACAGATGAGTCTGCAATCCTGATAACAGTCCCGCCAGGCGCTTATTCAGCCGTTGTAAGCGGAGTAAACGACGGGACTGGTGTAGGATTGGTAGAAATATTTGACATAACTGAATAA
- a CDS encoding ABC transporter permease, translating to MQSGPAGPLKGLDKVTRLAGFLRQTLAVAEADVRKLKHDPVELLTRLVQPTLWLMIFGQVLARARTIPTGSMGYIDFITPGILAQSMLFISIFYGISLIWERDLGVVHKYLVSPASRVALVLGRALASGIRASTQAIAIYILALILGVQLRLDAGAIAGVLATVLLGSAVFSTFSLIVACIVKTRERFMGIGQVLTMPLFFASNAIYPLSIMPGWLHAVSRVNPLSYQVDALRFFMIRGSESALGLGADFGIQSVVLVLLIAIAARIYPSIIH from the coding sequence ATGCAGTCAGGACCCGCAGGACCGCTGAAAGGCTTGGATAAGGTTACAAGACTCGCCGGGTTCTTAAGACAGACCCTGGCTGTAGCCGAAGCCGACGTTAGAAAGCTGAAGCATGACCCGGTAGAACTTCTGACCAGGCTCGTACAGCCCACACTGTGGCTCATGATCTTTGGACAGGTGCTCGCACGGGCCCGCACCATCCCGACTGGCTCAATGGGTTATATTGACTTTATCACGCCTGGGATACTGGCACAGAGCATGCTGTTCATCTCCATCTTTTATGGAATATCACTGATATGGGAAAGGGACCTCGGGGTGGTGCACAAATACCTGGTCAGCCCTGCCTCCCGGGTCGCCTTAGTGCTTGGCCGCGCCCTGGCATCCGGTATCAGGGCATCTACACAGGCAATCGCCATCTATATACTGGCCCTTATCCTTGGCGTGCAGCTGCGTCTTGACGCAGGGGCCATAGCCGGTGTACTGGCGACAGTACTACTTGGTTCTGCCGTCTTTTCGACGTTCTCGCTGATAGTCGCCTGCATCGTAAAGACACGTGAGCGATTCATGGGTATCGGGCAGGTGCTGACCATGCCGCTTTTCTTTGCGAGCAATGCGATCTATCCGCTTAGCATCATGCCAGGCTGGCTGCATGCAGTCTCCAGGGTTAACCCCCTCAGTTATCAGGTAGATGCGCTGAGATTTTTTATGATAAGAGGTTCTGAGAGCGCCCTCGGACTCGGCGCCGATTTTGGCATCCAGTCGGTCGTCCTGGTCCTGCTGATTGCAATCGCCGCAAGGATATATCCGTCCATCATCCACTGA
- a CDS encoding ATP-binding cassette domain-containing protein — protein MPTDRTVVEATLLTRRFNGLVAVDQISFAVKDRAIFGLLGTNGAGKSTTIKMITTLLPPTSGTARVVGFDIIRMPEEVRRHIGYVAQMLSADGELTGRENLLISAKLYGIPRVQRKKRIEDALELMELSEHADRMVNQYSGGMIRRLEIAQAMLHRPEILFLDEPSVGLDPGAKRAVWQRVRLLREEFGTTVLMTTHDMDEADELCDIVAFMHAGRIVAIGRPDELKKELGPDKSLDDVFIHYTGVSVAADRGDFKDAVRTRRTAERLG, from the coding sequence ATCCCAACAGATCGCACTGTAGTAGAGGCTACGCTGCTGACACGCCGCTTCAACGGGCTTGTGGCAGTGGACCAGATCAGTTTTGCAGTTAAGGACAGGGCTATATTCGGCCTCCTGGGGACAAACGGTGCAGGAAAGAGCACCACCATCAAGATGATAACTACCCTGCTGCCGCCTACATCCGGGACAGCCCGTGTGGTCGGGTTTGACATTATACGGATGCCGGAAGAGGTCAGGCGGCATATAGGATATGTCGCCCAGATGCTATCTGCGGACGGCGAGCTGACTGGCCGTGAAAACCTGCTCATCTCTGCCAAGCTCTACGGCATCCCGCGCGTGCAGCGGAAAAAGAGGATAGAGGATGCCCTTGAGTTGATGGAGTTGAGTGAACACGCGGACAGGATGGTCAATCAGTATTCAGGCGGGATGATACGGAGGCTTGAGATCGCACAGGCGATGCTTCACCGGCCTGAGATACTGTTCCTTGACGAGCCCTCTGTTGGGCTGGACCCTGGCGCCAAGCGTGCCGTATGGCAACGCGTCCGGCTGCTCCGGGAGGAGTTCGGGACAACCGTGCTGATGACCACACATGACATGGATGAGGCAGATGAGTTGTGCGACATCGTTGCCTTCATGCATGCCGGACGGATTGTTGCAATTGGAAGACCGGATGAGTTAAAGAAGGAGCTGGGGCCGGATAAGAGCCTCGATGACGTATTCATTCATTACACCGGCGTGTCAGTTGCTGCCGATAGAGGAGATTTTAAGGATGCAGTCAGGACCCGCAGGACCGCTGAAAGGCTTGGATAA
- a CDS encoding nucleotidyltransferase domain-containing protein, with protein MTQYNFTLIRERQNKSRFQRARRVTEKLVRILSEKYKVSKIVLIGSCLDEGHFHSRSDIDLCVEGLSDSDYFRALGDLIAESEEFGVDLIPMEDATERMRAYCGEGEIVYERK; from the coding sequence ATGACACAATATAACTTTACCCTCATAAGGGAGAGGCAGAATAAAAGCAGGTTTCAGAGGGCGCGGCGTGTTACAGAAAAACTCGTAAGAATCCTTTCTGAGAAATATAAGGTAAGCAAGATTGTTCTAATCGGCTCATGTCTTGACGAAGGACATTTTCATTCACGTTCAGACATAGACCTGTGCGTTGAAGGACTCTCTGATTCGGACTATTTTCGTGCGCTTGGGGACTTGATTGCAGAGTCTGAAGAGTTTGGTGTTGACCTGATACCTATGGAAGACGCCACTGAAAGGATGCGGGCCTACTGTGGGGAAGGAGAGATAGTCTATGAGCGGAAATGA